In one window of Notolabrus celidotus isolate fNotCel1 chromosome 15, fNotCel1.pri, whole genome shotgun sequence DNA:
- the uck2b gene encoding uridine-cytidine kinase 2-B, producing MAGDSETHLKDRGENTTIIRQPFLIGVSGGTASGKSSVCEKIMELLGQNKIDHHQRQVAILSQDSFYKVLTPEQKAKAVKGQFNFDHPDAFDNELVMQTLRQILQGKTVQIPVYDFVTHSRKEEFVTVYPADVVLFEGILMFYSQEIRDLFQMKLFVDTDPDTRLSRRVLRDISERGRELEQVLAQYITFVKPAFEEFCLPTKKYADVIIPRGADNLVAINLIVQHIQDILNGGLSKRHNGCMNGHSTPRQRRTSESSSRPH from the exons ATGGCCGGGGACAGTGAAACACATCTAAAGGATCGTGGCGAGAACACCACCATTATTCGTCAACCTTTCCTCATCGGTGTCTCCGGGGGGACCGCCAGTGGCAAG TCGTCAGTATGTGAGAAGATCATGGAGCTGCTGGGCCAGAACAAGATTGACCACCACCAGCGTCAGGTGGCCATCCTCAGCCAGGACAGCTTCTACAAGGTGCTAACTCCAGAGCAGAAGGCCAAGGCCGTTAAGGGCCAGTTCAACTTTGATCATCCAG ATGCCTTTGACAATGAGCTAGTCATGCAAACACTGCGACAGATCCTGCAGGGGAAGACTGTCCAGATTCCTGTTTATGATTTTGTCACTCATTCCAG GAAGGAGGAGTTCGTTACAGTATATCCAGCCGATGTGGTCCTGTTTGAAGGCATCCTCATGTTCTATTCCCAGGAAATCAGAGACCTGTTTCAAATGAAGCTTTTTGTCGATACAGATCCAGACACACGGCTTTCACGCAGAG TTCTGAGAGACATCAGCGAGCGTGGCAGAGAGCTGGAACAGGTGCTGGCTCAGTACATCACATTTGTGAAACCAGCCTTTGAGGAGTTCTGTCTACCA ACAAAGAAGTATGCAGATGTGATTATTCCCCGAGGAGCAGACAACCTTG TTGCCATCAACTTGATAGTTCAGCACATTCAAGACATTCTGAACGGCGGACTAAGCAAACGTCACAACGGCTGTATGAATGGCCACAGTACCCCACGCCAGaggaggacctcagagtccagCAGCCGGCCTCATTGA
- the czib gene encoding CXXC motif containing zinc binding protein, with protein sequence MVKFGLQFKATLENVTNVKPVGDDFRWFLKLKCGNCGEVPDKWQYITQADSVPLKGGRGSASMVLKCKLCARENSIDILGDTIKPYNAEDSERFKTMVQFECRGLEPVDFQPQAGFAAQGAESGTQFPEVNLLEKDWTDYDEKVSESVGIYEVTHKIIKC encoded by the exons ATGGTG AAATTTGGGCTCCAGTTCAAGGCCACCCTGGAAAATGTCACCAATGTGAAACCAGTGGGGGACGACTTTCGCTGGTTTCTGAAG CTGAAGTGTGGAAACTGTGGAGAGGTCCCAGATAAATGGCAGTACATAACTCAAGCG GACAGTGTTCCACTcaaaggaggaagaggcagTGCCAGCATGGTACTGAAGTGTAAACTTTGTGCCAGGGAAAATTCAATAG ATATCCTGGGAGACACCATTAAACCTTACAAT GCTGAAGACAGCGAACGCTTCAAGACGATGGTGCAGTTTGAGTGTCGAGGACTGGAGCCCGTAGACTTCCAACCACAA GCTGGCTTCGCTGCACAGGGAGCAGAGTCGGGAACACAGTTTCCTGAAGTCAACCTACTAGAAAAA GATTGGACGGACTACGATGAGAAAGTGAGCGAGTCGGTGGGAATCTACGAGGTCACACACAAGATCATCAAGTGCTGA